A single Cryomorphaceae bacterium DNA region contains:
- a CDS encoding DegT/DnrJ/EryC1/StrS family aminotransferase encodes MRKLQMVDLLAQYDHIKEEVDKAVLDVVQSSAYINGPEVKSFQAEIEQYLGVKHAIPCANGTDALQIAMMGLGLQPGDEVITATFTYVATAEVIALLGYTPVLVDVDEDTFQINPEAVRAAITPKTKAIVPVHLFGQSAPMEEIMAIAEEHNLYVVEDNAQAIGADYTFSDGRTQKTGTIGHVSGTSFFPSKNLGCYGDGGCIFTNDDELANNLRQIANHGQSVRYYHDQVGVNSRLDSIQAAILRIKLRHLDRYNTSRREAADYYDQAFADLPQLKTPARANGSSHVFHQYTLQLLEGDRDALVAELQKNEIPAMIYYPVPLHMQKAYLDDRYNEGSFPVTERLCARVFSLPMHSELTKEQQDLIINAVKTAIK; translated from the coding sequence ATGAGAAAACTTCAGATGGTGGACCTGCTGGCGCAGTACGACCACATTAAGGAGGAGGTCGATAAAGCCGTCCTTGACGTAGTCCAATCTTCCGCCTACATCAATGGCCCAGAGGTCAAATCCTTTCAAGCCGAAATTGAACAATACTTGGGTGTTAAACACGCCATTCCTTGTGCAAACGGAACGGATGCGTTGCAAATTGCCATGATGGGATTGGGCCTTCAACCCGGAGATGAGGTGATCACGGCTACTTTTACCTATGTGGCAACTGCTGAAGTGATTGCACTTCTTGGTTATACTCCCGTGTTGGTAGATGTCGACGAAGATACCTTCCAGATTAATCCCGAAGCTGTGCGTGCCGCTATTACGCCCAAGACAAAGGCTATTGTGCCCGTACATTTATTCGGGCAGTCTGCTCCGATGGAAGAAATCATGGCCATCGCCGAAGAGCATAATTTATATGTCGTCGAAGACAATGCACAAGCCATTGGTGCGGATTACACTTTCAGTGATGGCCGCACCCAAAAAACGGGCACCATCGGGCATGTTTCAGGAACATCCTTCTTCCCGTCCAAAAACCTAGGTTGCTATGGCGATGGAGGTTGTATTTTCACCAATGATGATGAGCTGGCCAACAATTTGCGTCAGATTGCGAACCACGGGCAGAGCGTTCGCTACTATCATGATCAAGTAGGAGTGAACTCTCGGTTGGACAGCATTCAAGCGGCCATTTTGCGTATAAAACTGCGCCATTTGGATCGATACAATACATCGCGCCGTGAGGCGGCAGACTACTACGATCAGGCATTTGCAGATTTACCTCAGTTGAAGACTCCAGCACGGGCAAATGGATCCTCTCACGTTTTTCATCAATACACCTTGCAGTTGTTGGAGGGAGATCGGGATGCCTTGGTTGCTGAGTTACAGAAGAATGAGATTCCGGCAATGATCTATTATCCGGTACCATTGCATATGCAAAAAGCCTATCTTGATGATCGCTACAACGAAGGAAGCTTTCCCGTAACGGAGCGTTTGTGCGCTCGTGTGTTTAGTCTTCCGATGCACAGCGAATTGACAAAAGAACAACAAGACCTAATCATTAACGCAGTAAAAACAGCTATCAAATGA